The genomic region ACGTGTCCAAGGCCTTGGGTGAAGACGTGGCCGGGCAACTGAGCATGCAGCTCGGTGGCGGCGGTTACGAGCAGCCGCGCGAAGCACCGCAGCGCAACAATCTGCCGCGTGATACCGCGCCGGTGATTTTGCGCTGATGACTGGCCCCTGATCTTTCCCATGCACCGCGTGGGAATGCATCCCGGAACGCTCCGCGTTTCAGCCACAAAAAAGGCGACCCGCAAAGGTCGCCTTTTTTCTGCCTGCGATGTTTACGCCGCCGCTTTACGCAACGTCGCCATAAACGCCGCGGCACCGATGAACAGCCCGGCAAACGTGCGGTTCATGCGCTTCTGCTGCTGCGGTGTGCGCAACAGACGCAACACCTTCGACGCCAGACCGGTGTAGCCGGCCATCACGATCAGGTCGACGCAGACCATGGTCACGCCAATCACCAGATATTGAATCAGCAACGGCGCATGCGGGTTGATGAACTGCGGCAGCACCGCGAGCATGAAGACCAAAGCCTTGGGGTTGCTGATGTTCACCAGAAAGCCACGGAATATTAGCGCCAGCGGTTTGCCGATCGGCCGCACCGCCGCGTCATCACTCATGTCCATGGGCTCTGCGCGCCATTGCTTGATGGCCAGATACACGAGGTAAGCCACACCAAACCATTTGATCGCGTGGAAGGCCGTTGCCGAAGCGGTCAGGATCGCGCCAACACCGGCGCCGACAATCGCGATTTGCACCGCCAGGCCAATCTGCAGGCCGAGGGCGTTCCAGTAACCGCGCCAGAAACCGTATTGCAGACCGCTGGACATCGACGCAATGGCGCCAGCACCCGGAGACAGACTGATCACCCAGCAGGCGGCAAAAAACGCCAGCCATGTTTGAAGCTCCATCGCACACCTCGCATCTGAATCGTGACAGACGCTCAAGCTAATGCGGATTGGGGCTAAAAGCAAAAGATCGCAGCCTGCGGCAGCTCCTACACGGGATTGACGTTCACCCTGTAGGAGCTGCCGAAGGCTGCGATCTTTTGATCTTGCTTGGAAAATCTACTTCTCGAATCCGCTGGAAGGAAACACATCCGTCCCGCGCCAACGCCGCACCGAGCGCTGGAAGAACAGACTGTTGGGCACTTGCACCATGGCGCTGCCAGTCCCCAGCTCTTCAGCCTCGATCAACGTGGTGTAGAGCAGATTGATCGCCACCACCCGGCCTTTGACGCCCGGCTTGTCCGTGGTGTCCACCAGCTCAACGATATCGCCCAGCCGAAACGGCCCGACCGTGAAGATCAGAATCGCGCAGAGCAAATTCGACAACACACTCCACATCGCGAAGAACGCCACCGCTGCCACCGCAACGAAACCCGACAGCGCCGTCCACAACACCGTGGCCGAGACACCGAGGCGCTCCAATACGAAGATCAGCGCGCTGCCCATGATCAACCAACGCAGCACGCCACGCAGCGGCATCAGCAACTGCGGCGGGAACGGATAGCGCTCGCCCAACCGGGTCAGGCCTTTGGCGACGAAGCGCTGGGTGAGATAGCCGGCCAGCAGGATCAGCAGAATCTGCACCGTAAACCAGATCGGCTCGACCCACACCGCCGGCAGCGGCAGCTTGAACGCTTCCATCAGGACAGCGCCTCCAGCTCCGCCTGCATGCTTTCCAGCACCTCGAGGGCTTCCATCCACGCTTCTTCCAACTCGCCTTCGCGAACCTTCAGTTTGGCCTGCTCGGCCAACAGATCGCGTAATTCGTTCTTGCGCGCTGGCTCGTAGATGTCGCTGTCGCCAAGGCTCGCATCGACCTTGGCGAGTTTCTCGTGGAGCTTGCCCAGTTCGGCTTCGAGCTTGTCGGCTTCACGCTTGTGCGGGGCCAGTTGCTGACGCAACGCGGCGGCCGCCTGACGCTGAGCCTTCTTGTCGGTCTTGTCCGGATTGACCGGGGTGTTGCTGACCGGCGCGTTGCGCTGGCGGTATTCCACCAGCCAGCGTGCGTAGTCTTCGAGGTCGCCATCGAACTCTTCGACCTTGCCGTCAGCGACCAGGTAGAAATTGTCGGTGGTGCTCTTGAGCAAATGCCGATCGTGAGACACCACCAGCACCGCGCCGCTGAATTCCTGCAGCGCCATGGTCAGCGCCAGGCGCATTTCCAGATCGAGGTGGTTGGTCGGTTCGTCGAGCAGCAACAGGTTCGGACGTTCCCAAGCGATCAGCGCCAAGGCCAGACGCGCCTTTTCGCCACCGGAGAAATTCAGTACCGGCTCATCGATGCGCGCGCCACGGAAGTCGAAACCACCGAGGAAATCACGCAGGGTCTGCTCGCGTTCGGTCGGCGCCAGACGCTGCATGTGCAACAACGGGCTGGCCTTGGAATCCAACGAGTCGAGTTGATGTTGAGCGAAATAGCCGACCACGGTGTTCTCGCCACGGGTCAGGCGCCCGGCGATCGGTGACAGTTCGCCGGCGAGGTTCTTGATCAGTGTCGATTTACCCGCGCCGTTCGGGCCAAGCAGGCCGATCCGCGCACCCGGGGTCAGTTGCAGCTTGACCTTCTCGAGGATGGTTTTTTCGCCGTAACCCAAGCTGGCATCGGACAGGTCGATCAGCGGGCTGGAGATCTTGGTCGACTCGCGGAAGACGAAATCGAACGGTGAATCAACGTGGGCCGCCGACAACTCTTCCATCCGTTCCAAGGCTTTGATCCGGCTCTGCGCCTGACGGGCCTTGGTCGCTTGCGCCTTGAAGCGGGCGATGTAGCTTTCCATGTGCGCACGTTGCGCCTGCTGCTTCTCGTAGGCCTGTTGCTGCTGGGCCAGACGTTCGGCACGGGCGCGCTCGAACGCGGTGTAGCCGCCGCGATACAAGGTGATTTTGCGCTGATCGACGTGGGCCACGTGATCGACGACTTCGTCGAGGAAATCGCGGTCGTGGGAGATCAGCAGCAAGGTGCCCGGATAGCTTTTCAGCCAATCTTCGAGCCAGATGATTGCGTCGAGGTCCAAGTGGTTGGTCGGTTCGTCGAGCAACAACAGGTCCGACGGGCACATTAATGCCTGCGCCAGGTTCAGACGCATCCGCCAGCCGCCGGAGAAATCCCCGACCTGACGATCCATCTGCTCGTTGGTGAAACCGAGACCGGCCAGCAGCTTGCGCGCCCGCGCATCGGCGGTGTAACCGTCGGCGCTGTCGAGTTCGGAATGCAGACGGGCCTGAGCGGCACCGTCGTGCGCCGCTTCGGCGGCGGCGAGGTCACGTTGCACCTCACGTAGACGCAAGTCGCCATCGAGCACATAGTCGACGGCAAGGCGCTCAAGCGTCTCGATTTCCTGGCGCATGTGGGCGATGCGCCAGTCAGCCGGCAGGAAGCAATCACCCGAGTCGGGGTGCAGCTCACCCCGAATCAGGGCAAACAGGCTCGATTTGCCGGCGCCGTTGGCACCGATGAGGCCGGCTTTGTGGCCGGCGTGCAGGGTCAGCTCGGCGTCTTCTAGCAGACGTTGCGGGCCACGCTGTAAAGTCAGGTTCTGAAGTCGGATCATAATGGCGGCGGAGTCTACCAGCTTCGCTCACAACTGGCGCGAGTAGCACGATGTCCTCTGACCTGTGGAGCTTTTCCCTTGCCACCTACGCCCGACCGGGCGTGGAAGATGCTTGTCTGCAACTGCAAACGGCGGGCGCGAATGTGTGCCTGCTGCTGTGTGGTTTGTGGCTGGAACAACGCGGGGTGACTTGCGATGAACAACGCGTAAGGCAGCTTCAGGCGCTGACCGGTCAGTGGGATATCGAGGTGGTGCAGCCGCTGCGAACCCTGCGCATGCAATGGAAAGCGCGGGCGGTGGATGACGCGGTTTTGAAAGGCATGCGCGAGCAGATCAAATCACTGGAGCTGGAAGCTGAGCGAGCGTTGCTGTCACGGCTTGAGGGTGTGGCGCAGGAGTGGATGGAAAACGACGCAGGCTCGGAAACCTGGCTGGAAGAATTGGCCGGCACGGCAGCCAGCCCGAACCGCGACGCGCTGCAAGTGCTGCGCGTCGCGGCAACCGACACTTAGGAAGCGCTGGTTGGGTTGTTGCTGGTGCTCGACACAGCGGCTGGCGATGGCGCAGTCGATGGCGTCGAGGTAGTCGCGGCTGGAGCAGCTGCCGATGGCGCAGCCGACGCTGCCGGTGCGGCAGGCTTAGCGGCAGGCGCGGTAGCCGGTTTAGCGGCAGCTGGTTTGGCAGCGGCTGGTTTGGCAGCGGCTGGCTTTTTAACGGCTGGTTTTGCAGCTGGTTTTGCAGCTGGCTTGGCGGCTGGTTTTGCAGCAACAGGTTTGGCAGCAGCATTCGCTGGCTTGGCAGCAGCGGCCGGTTTAGCGGCTGGCTTGGCTGCCGGTTTGGCGGCGG from Pseudomonas tensinigenes harbors:
- the rhtB gene encoding homoserine/homoserine lactone efflux protein, with the protein product MELQTWLAFFAACWVISLSPGAGAIASMSSGLQYGFWRGYWNALGLQIGLAVQIAIVGAGVGAILTASATAFHAIKWFGVAYLVYLAIKQWRAEPMDMSDDAAVRPIGKPLALIFRGFLVNISNPKALVFMLAVLPQFINPHAPLLIQYLVIGVTMVCVDLIVMAGYTGLASKVLRLLRTPQQQKRMNRTFAGLFIGAAAFMATLRKAAA
- a CDS encoding mechanosensitive ion channel family protein, with translation MEAFKLPLPAVWVEPIWFTVQILLILLAGYLTQRFVAKGLTRLGERYPFPPQLLMPLRGVLRWLIMGSALIFVLERLGVSATVLWTALSGFVAVAAVAFFAMWSVLSNLLCAILIFTVGPFRLGDIVELVDTTDKPGVKGRVVAINLLYTTLIEAEELGTGSAMVQVPNSLFFQRSVRRWRGTDVFPSSGFEK
- a CDS encoding ATP-binding cassette domain-containing protein, with translation MIRLQNLTLQRGPQRLLEDAELTLHAGHKAGLIGANGAGKSSLFALIRGELHPDSGDCFLPADWRIAHMRQEIETLERLAVDYVLDGDLRLREVQRDLAAAEAAHDGAAQARLHSELDSADGYTADARARKLLAGLGFTNEQMDRQVGDFSGGWRMRLNLAQALMCPSDLLLLDEPTNHLDLDAIIWLEDWLKSYPGTLLLISHDRDFLDEVVDHVAHVDQRKITLYRGGYTAFERARAERLAQQQQAYEKQQAQRAHMESYIARFKAQATKARQAQSRIKALERMEELSAAHVDSPFDFVFRESTKISSPLIDLSDASLGYGEKTILEKVKLQLTPGARIGLLGPNGAGKSTLIKNLAGELSPIAGRLTRGENTVVGYFAQHQLDSLDSKASPLLHMQRLAPTEREQTLRDFLGGFDFRGARIDEPVLNFSGGEKARLALALIAWERPNLLLLDEPTNHLDLEMRLALTMALQEFSGAVLVVSHDRHLLKSTTDNFYLVADGKVEEFDGDLEDYARWLVEYRQRNAPVSNTPVNPDKTDKKAQRQAAAALRQQLAPHKREADKLEAELGKLHEKLAKVDASLGDSDIYEPARKNELRDLLAEQAKLKVREGELEEAWMEALEVLESMQAELEALS
- a CDS encoding TIGR02444 family protein, which translates into the protein MSSDLWSFSLATYARPGVEDACLQLQTAGANVCLLLCGLWLEQRGVTCDEQRVRQLQALTGQWDIEVVQPLRTLRMQWKARAVDDAVLKGMREQIKSLELEAERALLSRLEGVAQEWMENDAGSETWLEELAGTAASPNRDALQVLRVAATDT